One Nitrospina watsonii DNA segment encodes these proteins:
- the coaD gene encoding pantetheine-phosphate adenylyltransferase: MKRPRIAIYPGTFDPVTNGHLDIMKRALCLCDKLIVAVALNPKKNPLFAVEDRVSFIQDAVKKYESIAVHPFDTLLTDYGDSIKASIIVKGLRAVSDFEYELQMGLMNRNLNDKLETVFMIPSQEFSFLSSSFVKEIAKHGGDVSKMVPKAVLKGFAKVQPL; this comes from the coding sequence ATGAAACGACCACGCATCGCCATATACCCGGGGACCTTCGATCCGGTCACCAACGGCCACCTCGACATCATGAAACGGGCGCTGTGCCTGTGCGACAAGTTGATCGTGGCGGTGGCGTTGAATCCCAAAAAGAACCCGCTGTTTGCGGTGGAAGACCGTGTGTCGTTCATTCAGGACGCGGTGAAGAAATATGAGAGCATCGCGGTGCATCCGTTCGACACGCTGCTCACGGATTACGGCGACAGCATCAAGGCGTCGATCATCGTCAAGGGGTTGCGCGCGGTTTCGGATTTCGAGTACGAATTGCAGATGGGCTTGATGAACCGCAACCTCAATGACAAGCTGGAAACGGTGTTCATGATTCCGAGCCAGGAATTTTCATTTCTGAGCTCAAGTTTCGTTAAAGAAATCGCCAAGCACGGCGGCGACGTCAGCAAGATGGTTCCCAAAGCCGTGCTGAAAGGATTCGCAAAGGTTCAGCCGCTATGA